One segment of Buteo buteo chromosome 6, bButBut1.hap1.1, whole genome shotgun sequence DNA contains the following:
- the CALM1 gene encoding calmodulin-1 produces MADQLTEEQIAEFKEAFSLFDKDGDGTITTKELGTVMRSLGQNPTEAELQDMINEVDADGNGTIDFPEFLTMMARKMKDTDSEEEIREAFRVFDKDGNGYISAAELRHVMTNLGEKLTDEEVDEMIREADIDGDGQVNYEEFVQMMTAK; encoded by the exons aTG GCTGATCAGCTGACTGAAGAACAGATTGCTG AATTCAAGGAAGCCTTTTCCCTATTTGACAAAGATGGTGATGGTACTATCACAACAAAAGAACTGGGAACTGTCATGAGGTCTTTGGGTCAAAATCCAACAGAAGCAGAATTGCAGGATATGATCAACGAGGTAGATGCTGATG GCAATGGCACTATCGACTTCCCTGAATTTTTAACCATGATGGCCAGAAAAATGAAGGACACAGACAGCGAGGAAGAAATCCGTGAGGCATTCCGAGTCTTTGACAAG GATGGCAATGGCTATATCAGTGCAGCAGAACTACGTCACGTTATGACAAACTTAGGAGAAAAACTAACAGATGAAGAAGTAGATGAAATGATCAGAGAAGCAGACATTGATGGGGATGGGCAAGTCAACTATGAAG aaTTCGTACAGATGATGACTGCAAAGTGA